One stretch of Hyphomicrobiales bacterium DNA includes these proteins:
- a CDS encoding N-acetylmuramoyl-L-alanine amidase yields the protein MASFLNLNRSFATPAAFAAWLQTAPRPSFAPIGSTYHNTYRPHEPLWRGAASLRSMQAHYMTYQPPWDRGPHLFLAAGTAHDGIFLMTPLHVPGIHAGPCNARRFGVEVVADWDATLPTPAQITLLVDTLTVLHRWAGLGPDVVAHRDCMPGRTCPGRYGYALKDTLIALLTAALAAPPYTAASPLCAVVPDAHDAFVAAWQRRCAGTRQYALTDVHLIASQYWFQSTALGLDPWLAAAQCLHETANLTSWWCARPRRNPAGIGVTGQTRIGTARDSMPPTWAYDEAERLWRHGLSFSAWVTHSIPAHIGRLLAYALDDRAIAPFPHGHEPTLYHDQRRAIATALQYRPLPDHVRGSAPTLKQLGAAHNPTGQGWADPGADYGARLAVIANQLRGAS from the coding sequence ATGGCATCCTTTCTCAATCTCAATCGTTCCTTCGCGACACCCGCCGCGTTTGCTGCGTGGCTGCAAACTGCGCCACGCCCTTCGTTTGCCCCCATTGGTTCCACTTATCACAACACCTATCGTCCCCATGAACCCCTCTGGCGCGGCGCGGCAAGCCTTCGCAGCATGCAGGCGCACTATATGACCTATCAGCCGCCGTGGGATCGCGGCCCCCATCTGTTTCTTGCCGCAGGCACCGCGCACGACGGCATCTTCCTTATGACACCGCTGCACGTGCCGGGCATCCACGCTGGACCATGTAATGCCCGGCGCTTCGGCGTCGAAGTCGTCGCCGATTGGGACGCAACGCTCCCCACTCCGGCGCAGATCACGCTCCTGGTGGACACCCTCACAGTGCTGCATCGCTGGGCCGGTCTTGGGCCTGATGTGGTGGCGCATCGCGATTGCATGCCAGGGCGTACCTGCCCTGGGCGCTACGGCTATGCGCTCAAGGACACGCTGATCGCGCTGCTCACAGCAGCGCTTGCTGCGCCCCCCTACACAGCGGCGAGCCCGTTGTGTGCTGTCGTTCCCGACGCGCATGATGCGTTTGTCGCGGCCTGGCAGCGCCGTTGCGCGGGCACGCGCCAGTATGCGCTGACGGACGTGCATCTCATTGCTAGTCAGTACTGGTTTCAGAGCACGGCGCTGGGCCTCGATCCCTGGCTGGCGGCGGCACAGTGCCTGCACGAGACGGCGAATCTCACAAGCTGGTGGTGTGCCCGGCCGCGTCGCAACCCGGCCGGGATCGGCGTAACGGGGCAGACGCGGATTGGTACCGCCCGCGATTCTATGCCGCCCACCTGGGCCTACGATGAGGCCGAGCGGCTCTGGCGGCACGGCCTCAGCTTTTCCGCCTGGGTCACGCACAGCATCCCCGCGCATATCGGACGGCTGCTGGCCTATGCGTTGGATGATCGGGCCATCGCGCCATTTCCGCATGGACATGAGCCCACCCTTTATCACGACCAGCGACGGGCCATTGCCACAGCGCTTCAATATCGTCCACTCCCCGATCATGTGCGCGGTTCCGCGCCGACATTGAAACAACTCGGTGCAGCCCACAACCCGACCGGGCAGGGCTGGGCCGATCCCGGCGCGGACTACGGGGCACGTTTGGCAGTCATTGCAAATCAGCTACGAGGAGCCTCATGA